From the Zonotrichia albicollis isolate bZonAlb1 chromosome Z, bZonAlb1.hap1, whole genome shotgun sequence genome, one window contains:
- the LOC102068059 gene encoding uncharacterized protein LOC102068059 has translation MLHEAPRPSRQLPARRPARRTAGAVPVPLPVLFPVRRCPARLPGQPPGRYPPGAPPGAPARAASMSRGAPWRQAEISCLLSLVRDSGEAASLMASTSRPNEELWRELCRGLAAAGYERTVAQCRSKWKALKQAFHSERERRRRAELCSALLPPHFRAMRSIWKAAGQPVSGKRRMPVVRRLSSRRRRSAPAPRPPSSPEPPEHDVGRDTPSMLPSPMLQRANDEPESSGGKHVAGAPPTARAMPHTCCCVSSLSLLGCHTDLMQKGGFPGETSLGMGRGNQVLPLAAAATGSHETAATSEQPAAGEDASDTSLHDPRVKGLVLSLQRQVVHVLHTFCQQQKAYLENVFHNLGQGESGVPCCPGAPHTSSDPKENPQLSSDGRCAPA, from the exons ATGCTCCATGAGgcgccccgcccctcccggcaGCTCCCGGCGCGGCGCCCGGCGCGGCGCACGGCAGGTGCCGTCCCGGTGCCGCTCCCGGTGCTGTTCCCAGTGCGGCGCTGCCCGGCGCGGCTCCCGGGGCAGCCACCGGGGCGATACCCTCCCGGCGCGCCCCCCGGCgcgccggcccgggccgccAGCATGTCCCGCGGGGCGCCTTGGAGACAGGCGGAGATCAGCTGCCTGCTGTCGCTGGTGAGGGATTCGGGGGAGGCTGCGAGCCTCATGGCCTCCACGTCGCGACCCAACGAGGAGCTGTGGCGGGAGCTCTGCCGGGGGCTGGCGGCCGCCGGCTACGAGCGCACCGTGGCGCAGTGCCGCTCCAAGTGGAAGGCGCTCAAGCAGGCTTTCCACTCGGAGCGGGAGAGGCGCCGCCGGGCAGAACTGTGCTCGGCTCTGCTGCCGCCACACTTCCGAGCCATGAGGAGCATCTGGAAGGCGGCGGGGCAGCCCGTGTCTGGCAAACGGAGGATGCCAG TCGTGAGGAGGCTGTCGTCCAGAAGGCGAAGGTCAGCTCCTGCCCCACGCCCTCCATCCTCACCAGAGCCACCAG AGCACGACGttggcagggacacccccagcaTGCTGCCGTCACCGATGCTGCAGCGTGCCAATGACGAGCCAGAGAGCT CTGGTGGGAAACACGTTGCTGGAGCGCCACCCACAGCCCGTGCCATGCCAC ACACCTGTTGCTGCGtctcttccctctccctcctgg GCTGTCACACTGACCTGATGCAGAAAGGAG GTTTTCCTGGTGAGACGTCCCTGGGGATGGGAAGAGGAAACCAAGTgctgccactggctgctgcagccacaggctcccacgagacagcagccacaagtgagcagccagcagcaggtgaAGATGCATCAGACACAAGCCTGCATG ATCCTCGCGTGAAAGGCTTGGTCCTGAGTCTCCAGCGTCAAGTGGTGCATGTCCTGCACACattctgtcagcagcagaaggcaTATCTGGAGAACGTCTTCCACAACCTCGGGCAG GGTGAGTCTGgagtgccctgctgccctggtgctCCTCACACTTCCTCGGATCCCAAAGAGAACCCTCAGCTGTCCTCTGATGGCAGGTGCGCCCCCGCCTGA